One part of the Solanum dulcamara chromosome 8, daSolDulc1.2, whole genome shotgun sequence genome encodes these proteins:
- the LOC129901238 gene encoding protein SAR DEFICIENT 4 — MATPPVFISTATLHTLFTHKTLVDHLQSSLPTFTSTIESPLRHAHQTSPSTSLLLMPSWSRSPSLPYIGVKLVTYHPNNSTQNLPGVHASYVLFNSITGQTLATMDATELTVYRTACTSALASKFLSRQDSETLLMIGAGTLAPHLIKAHLTVRPNLKKVIVWNRTADKAKRVIENLQSEGGFEGVSFESNGSLDEVVGLGDIVSCATNSETPLVKGKKLKEGAHLDLVGSFKHSMRECDDEALKRGKVFVDNEAALVEAGELVGAFERGIITRNDIVGDLLELIKGEQNGRSTAEEITVFKSVGSAVVDLLTAQLAYETYMKSH; from the coding sequence ATGGCAACACCACCAGTCTTCATCTCCACCGCCACTCTCCACACCCTTTTCACCCACAAAACCCTCGTCGACCACCTTCAATCTTCCCTCCCCACCTTCACTTCCACCATTGAATCCCCACTTCGCCATGCTCACCAAACAAGCCCTTCTACTTCTCTCCTCCTCATGCCTTCTTGGTCTCGTTCCCCTTCACTTCCTTATATCGGGGTTAAGCTAGTCACTTACCATCCCAATAACTCCACCCAAAATTTACCTGGGGTTCATGCCAGTTATGTTCTTTTCAATTCCATTACCGGACAAACTTTAGCCACTATGGATGCCACTGAACTCACTGTCTATCGAACTGCTTGCACCTCGGCTTTAGCTTCAAAATTCTTATCACGACAAGATTCTGAGACCCTTTTGATGATTGGTGCTGGTACTTTAGCGCCACATTTGATCAAGGCACATCTGACAGTTAGGCCAAATTTGAAGAAAGTGATAGTCTGGAACAGAACTGCTGATAAGGCAAAAAGGGTGATCGAAAATTTGCAAAGTGAAGGTGGGTTTGAAGGGGTGAGTTTTGAGAGTAATGGGTCTCTTGATGAGGTTGTGGGATTGGGAGATATTGTGAGTTGTGCGACTAATTCGGAGACGCCATTGGTGAAGGGGAAGAAGCTTAAAGAAGGGGCGCATTTGGATTTGGTTGGATCGTTTAAGCATTCGATGAGGGAGTGCGATGATGAAGCGTTGAAGAGAGGGAAAGTGTTTGTTGATAATGAAGCTGCTTTGGTAGAGGCAGGGGAGCTGGTGGGTGCATTTGAGAGAGGGATTATTACAAGGAATGATATTGTTGGGGACTTATTGGAATTGATCAAGGGAGAACAGAATGGGAGATCAACTGCTGAAGAAATTACTGTGTTTAAATCAGTTGGTTCTGCTGTTGTTGACCTCCTCACAGCTCAATTGGCATATGAGACTTACATGAAAAGTCATTAA
- the LOC129900883 gene encoding uncharacterized protein At3g49140-like: protein MLTVKHTAAALRFSAVNFDTTSRRLSHSPSSFIPPRDKFGNCAGRKTCKGKNGIKATAKDHFSSGSEPVKAKQSSYHPSEDIGDPELMENEEAQLKPAEFTRTIIEVNSKATLMFSSAISDVMHANIFWPDLPYTTDELGNVYFQVKNDEDVLKNPTTEENVVQVIIGLDTSEMQSEMESSGQSEIDYHIDEFDDEDIDIDDEDDIDDDDDDDDDDDDDDDDDDEADWVSVLDDEEDQSGDPDLEDWATLETMRSSHPIHFAQQISEVVTDDPIDFMDQPPAGLVIQGLLRPAFLEEHTTIPKQISEHKSNDAGIEQMEQVAEHKQNGSVQINGHKHESESSQDNPSCPKELEKDETLGNGTSFYKLEMIKIQLISSQGQQILVELEDFSQARPDAIAHSAANIISRLKAVGEKTTQALRSLCWKCKGIQVEEVVLIGVDSLGFDLRVCSGAQIQTLRFSFNKRATSEYSAERQLNDLLYPRVHHKLHQKKETHQAES, encoded by the exons AAGGGAAAAAATGGAATTAAAGCAACTGCAAAAGATCATTTTAGCTCGGGTTCTGAGCCAGTAAAAGCGAAGCAGTCGAGCTATCATCCATCTGAGGACATTGGGGACCCGGAACTAATGGAGAATGAGGAAGCTCAACTCAAGCCAGCTGAATTTACAAGGACAATTATTGAG GTAAATAGCAAAGCAACACTCATGTTTTCAAGTGCAATCAGTGATGTAATGCATGCAAATATTTTCTGGCCAGATTTGCCTTACACGACTGATGAACTTGGAA ATGTCTACTTTCAAGTAAAGAATGATGAAGATGTTCTGAAAAATCCGACAACTGAAGAAAACGTTGTG CAAGTAATTATTGGCCTAGATACATCCGAAATGCAGAGTGAGATGGAGTCATCAGGTCAATCCGAAATTGATTACCATATAGATGAATTTGATGACGAGGATATCGATATTGATGATGAAGACGATATtgacgacgacgacgacgatgatgatgatgacgacgatgacgatgatgatgatgatgaagcg GATTGGGTTTCTGTTCTTGATGATGAAGAGGATCAGAGTGGGGATCCTGACTTGGAGGATTGGGCTACATTAGAGACGATGCGATCTTCTCATCCGATACACTTTGCCCAACAAATTAGTGAG GTTGTGACAGATGATCCGATAGATTTTATGGATCAGCCTCCAGCAGGTCTTGTTATTCAGGGCCTTCTAAGGCCAGCTTTTCTTGAAGAGCACACCACCATTCCAAAGCAGATATCTGAACATAAATCAAATGATGCTGGTATAGAACAAATGGAACAAGTGGCAGAACATAAGCAAAATGGTAGTGTTCAAATCAATGGCCACAAACATGAGAGTGAATCTTCACAAGATAACCCAAGTTGTCCAAAGGAATTGGAGAAGGATGAAACCCTTGGAAATGGAACTTCATTTTACAAGCTAGAGATGATTAAAATTCAGTTAATTTCTTCACAAGGGCAGCAA ATCTTAGTTGAGTTAGAAGATTTTAGTCAAGCTAGACCTGATGCAATAGCGCATTCGGCTGCCAATATTATATCGCGGCTTAAAGCTGTAGGAGAAAAAACCACGCAGGCTCTCAGATCTCTCTGTTGGAAATGCAAGGGAATTCAAGTGGAG GAAGTGGTTCTGATAGGTGTAGACAGCCTTGGTTTTGACCTGAGAGTTTGCTCTGGAGCACAAATTCAGACACTGCGCTTTTCCTTTAATAAGCGG GCCACCTCGGAGTACAGTGCCGAAAGACAATTAAACGATCTTCTGTATCCAAGGGTCCACCATAAGttacatcaaaagaaagaaactcaCCAAGCTgaatcatga